CGGCATTGTTAACGAAAAAGAGTGCAAAACACCCAATCCCGAGATTGGTGACCCCGGCAACTGCGGCAATCAGGCTATCGGCATCGCTTACTTGTTGGGTTATCTAGTCATCAGCTTCCTCATCGTCATTAACATGTACATCGCTGTCATCCTCGAAAACTACTCCCAGGCGACGGAAGACGTCGAAGAGGGTCTAACTGATGATGACTACGATATGTATTATGAAATCTGGCAACAGTTCGACCCTAAAGGCACGCAGTTTATTGAATTCCATATGCTGTCGGACTTTCTAGATATCCTAGAGGCGCCTCTTCAGATTCACAAGCCAAATAAGTACAAAATTGTGTCAATGGACATACCGATATGCAAAGGAGACCTTGTGTTCTGCGTGGACGTCTTGGACGCGCTTACCAAGGACTTCTTTGCACGCAAAGGCAACCCAGTGGAGGACTCAGCAGACATCGGAGAAGTGGCTCCTGCTCCGGATCGCCCGGGGTACGAGCCAGTGTCGTCCACGCTCTGGCGCCAGAGAGAGGAGTACTGCGCGCGGCTAATCCAGCAAGCATGGCGCAAACACCGTCAACACAAAGATCAGTCCTCGCTCTCCGGTGCCGAGTCACAGGAAGAACTGAAGCAAGCAGATACCGCCGTCTTGGTGGAAAGTGATGGTTACGTCACAAAAAACGGCCATAAGGTGGTGATTCACTCGcgatcaccatcagtgacgtcacggtcCACTGACGTGTGACTAATGAAAGGCGAGTAAATGAAGTTGTTGCTGCTTTTTTAACTACACACGGGCCGGTTGTTAATTAACACATGGCTCTGTTAACTCCCGCATGGCTCTGGTATCAAGTACCACATGAGCCGGCCGTTAACAAGCAATTAGCGCCGTCGGTGTAGGGCTGCTGTAGCCGACACCGGCGTCGGCTGGGTGACTCATGCTCGGGAACACCGCACTCTTAATGCCTTGTTGTTTAAGTTTACAGTCCAACTGTCCTCAGCTTCCCGACCCACGAGTGCCGCGCCCTCTGTGCAGATATTATTGGCCTAAGTGATTCACCAtatgtttatttttgtatttcatTTTCTAAATGGTTACTGGGCCATTGCTTACCCGTCTTGGTACTGACGCTCGGCtcaagtgaggctgggtgcgcctCGTCCTCATGACGTTCACTTGTTAGTTGGCGTGGAGGTGACGTGGAGCCTGATGACACTGCCGCCCCCACCCGGCCATGGCCGCCAACCCGCCCATGGCCGCCCACACACGCCCACGCTCACAGTATTGTTGACACCCGGTGTATGAAGCACCGACAACACCTCTTCCCTTCCCCGAGGACGGTCAGGGCAAGCCTGCCAGACAAGCAACATAAAGACAATGGCTGCCACAGCAGTACCACTGTGGCACCGATCGCAGCAGAAGAAGGCCAGGCACAGGCAGCGACCATGGCAGCCCAGGTGGGCGGAGCGCAGTGTCGCAGGTGATATGGAGAGGAACCCTTGTTATGCGCATATCCCACCAACAATACGAGTTCTCAACAAGTATTAAAGGAAACTTCTAACTGCATAATTATTACCCCTCACATAAACTGTGTGTGATACACAAATGCCTTTACCCGAGTGCAAGCCGTGCATAATGCAAGTAGCGAGGTGCACAATAAGGTAGAACTTGTATTGTTAGCTGTCGTGTTTGCGGACAGCGCGCCACCCGGCCCCTGCGCTGCTCCATATTGTCACCGCAGGCAACCCTTCCCAACGCTACACTAATGCATCTGTCTCCCTACCTTCATCCCTGCTGCTCCTCCCTTACCCTTCCTTCCCTATCCCCTTACCGGCTGCAAGTCCTTCCATTCCCTGCTCTTGTCCAACTCGTCACCTCCCAGTTTGAGTTCATAACATCTTATAACTAACCATATCCTCTTATTTCCCTTTGTCTCCTTGCGTAATGTCTTTCCTATTCTTTCATTTTATACTCTCTTCCCAGTGGTAAGACTTTTCCTTAGTTCCCAGAGCTTGTCACTTGCCTCAGGCTGGGCCGGGGGCGCGCGTATCGCCCTGTTATTGCCACACAATTCTCCACTAACTCTTACCTATAGAATGTATTCTGCCGTTACATTGTTTTTAAAGCTTTAATACTCTCACTGATACGTGCAACTACTACGAGCTAGGGAGAAGTCAAGCCGGAGTCAAGTGTGTGCCTCTAACTTAAGTGTGGAGCTACTACCCCTGTCACCTGCTGCTCTGTCCACCCTAGGCATACATAGGCTGGTTCAGTGTGCTTTACAGTGGATGTCAGTTCCACAATAAACGTTAGCTGCCCATACTTTTGTTTCTTGCCATAGTTCCCCCCAGGGCATCACAAAGATCTCGGTGCCCCCATCCGGGGTGCGCTCTTCTGTGGCGTCCACTCTTTCCCTCGGTGCCATCCACCCGTCGAAGTTAACTTCCCCGTCTATTCAACATTTCCACCTCTTTTTCTGCTCTTCCTGCCTCTGATCTACATTGTCAGTCCTCGTCGCCACCTCTTTGTCATCACCTCACTCCTGACGCTACGTCTAGTGTTTAATCTAATTGCTCATTACCTATTGATTCCTGAGACACGTTGGCCCGTCCTTCCCCACAGCAGTGGGACGTCTCTCCTCCACAACCCTGTGTCTCTTGGGATGTGGCCTTACCAATTACCATCCTTCATTTAGCTATGCCTTTCCATAATGATCAATTTCATCTAAGAGCTATGCAGGATAATTACTCATTTCTACGGGATCAGATTTTCGCCCAAACCTAGCATTTAATTCTTACAAAAATAAGAGTTATATTTTCATAATTCTTTTAAACTTTATTTTAGATTTTCGATTCcaagagagagaggagtgtggtgaggaagtggGTGCTAGGGGCGTCCGTCTCTCTCTTCCCCAACAGAGAGGACCCCCAAAGatgctctccctcacacaccatccTCATCCTTACCCCTCCCAAACACATCAGTAAATATAGTTTATATCAGCAGATCATAGCTGTTGTGTTTCGAATCCAAAACTGGCATACGGTTAACTTGTGGCTTCCTTCGGCACCATCTCCGATGGATCAATGCATCTTTCTGTGCGAAAATTTTGATATATCTTGATTCATTTCTCGGAAATTTACACGCCTTATATTGACCAGCCAAACTTTGGACTCCTTCGAGTTGTTCTCTCTCCCATGTGGCATCCACACCCTTGTCCGCCTTCCAGCGCCCAGACTCCCAATGTTCACCAAGACCCAGAAATATTATCCACACCTCACTATTGTCTACACCAGTCAACCATATCCTTCACTGAACTTAGCCTTTATGTACctttccttccctttcactctctcCCATGCTCCCTTTACCTTCGGCTTTGGCCCAGCCCCCCCTACCCCATCCTCTTTCCTGGCTAATTTTAGCCACTCCTTGTCCCGGCTTACCTTCCTTGCCCCAACACCCAGCGCCCCAGTACACGGGGTGCAGGACACAGCTCAGCTCAACATTGGTCCCGCTGACCGGAGCCCCGCCATGCTCCAGGTCCCAATAATATCGTTGCCGCGTTGCTTGCCCCTTGAGACTGGGTTGTCTGAGTCTTGATGGCCTTAACTATCTAGTGTAATCGGTATGGATCGTTTCTTGCACAATATTCTATGTCAACACGCCATTATTTATGAAATAATTACTTACGAGTACATGAGATAAGTCAATATTATACGATTATTCTGTGCATAatgaataataaaaaaatattttatatgtATGGCCATAAAATGAAACTAAACTATAAGAAATGCCATTTGCATGAGAAAATGCTGACCTGAACAGGAGGTGAGGATACAGTGAACGGTGGGGTGACGTTCGTGCGGCGGGGGAACTAGCGCCCAGGAGTGCGGGCGGGCCTGGGTCCCATGCGTCCTCTTccccccactggtgacgtcacgTGGCCCCGCCCCCGCCCGCCCACCCGGCCCCGCCCACCGCCGCTGCCGACGGCCACCGCCTCCTTCACAAGAGCACAAAGCAGCAGCTGAGCACCAGCCGCTGGTCGAccatgtggtgggtgtcaggctcCCTGTCGCTCAATGCCTACCTCTCTTGTGTTGGAAATCTTTATTATTCTGTATCTAGATATCTTGCAGAGTTTATTTCATTGGTCCAAAACTCTGTTAACACTTCATAACCATGTAGCATAGGAATATTGTTGAAAATTTTGCTATGGAACTTTTATCTGAGTGATCGGAAAATAAGATGGAATTCTCTCCTCCCATAGTAATACTCCAGGCTTGACTGTGCTGGCACGAGGGGGCACGGTGCCACCGGGGCAGCCAATCAGTGAGCGACTCTATTTCCCTCCAGGGCGACGCGCCGCCCCTTGTTCGTAGCTAGGTGATGGTAGGTCAGAGGAGGCCCACCGCCCGGGCTGCACATCTCACTTGTGTCCACTGCTACACCGCTCCGCTCCCACCGGCACCCTGCCCTCTCCTCCATACAACAAAGGCTTGTAACTGCAGACACTAACTTTTAAGAGACAGTGCTGTGAAACTCCTTCAGATTTGTACACGTCTTAGTTTTTAAGGTGAATGGTGCACTGGAGGCAAGGCCCGTACTGCACTGCTCCACACGACCTTGCTAGGCGGCCTCCGctgcaacactcagcaacactcAGTTTGTCCTTCTCTTGGTTTGGATCATCCTCATGTGATACCAATTCTGTAATATTCAAATTGTTATATTCTTGATAAGCAAATTTGTTTTGTATTCTGATGGCTGCGATGAGATGTGTTGGTTTAATGCTATTCCTTTTTGTAAGTTTGAATACCCACGGAAAGCAAGGGAACGGGCACCAGAGACGAGGGCTCAGACCTCAACCACATCATTCTTCCCCGGGTGTCCTTGGGGTTCCTCCCTCATCCCTGATCT
The window above is part of the Procambarus clarkii isolate CNS0578487 chromosome 67, FALCON_Pclarkii_2.0, whole genome shotgun sequence genome. Proteins encoded here:
- the LOC138355438 gene encoding sodium channel protein para-like, with the protein product MFMTDDQKKYYNAMKKMGGKKPLKAIPRPQFRPQAVVFEIVTNKKFDMIIMIFIGMNMLTMTMDHYNMTEEWKSVLNNLNLIFICIFTSECVLKVFALRWHYFKEPWNLFDFVVVIMSILGLVLKDIIEKYFVSPTLLRVVRVAKVGRVLRLVKGAKGIRTLLFALAMSLPALFNICLLLFLVMFIFAIFGMSFFMNVKHTGGLDSVYNFETFFQSFILLFQMMTSAGWDGVLSGIVNEKECKTPNPEIGDPGNCGNQAIGIAYLLGYLVISFLIVINMYIAVILENYSQATEDVEEGLTDDDYDMYYEIWQQFDPKGTQFIEFHMLSDFLDILEAPLQIHKPNKYKIVSMDIPICKGDLVFCVDVLDALTKDFFARKGNPVEDSADIGEVAPAPDRPGYEPVSSTLWRQREEYCARLIQQAWRKHRQHKDQSSLSGAESQEELKQADTAVLVESDGYVTKNGHKVVIHSRSPSVTSRSTDV